One Micromonas commoda chromosome 5, complete sequence genomic window, tcgacgggcgccgccctcctcgtcggcgcgggcgcttgATGATGATGTCgttgcgtcgccgcgtccatcaccggcgcggcgggggccgAATACGCCccggggggcgccgccgcgagaagACGCCAGTCCACGGGCTCCTGTCCCATCTCCGCCCTGTTCTTGAcctccctcgccagcctGCACGACACGCACGGCGCGCAGAAGCACGCGGTGAGCACGTCGGTGTGCTCCTGAATTCCGTAATTCGACGCGGCTCTGTTCGCGATGTGCGCCAGGtacccgccgctcgcgacgttACCGAGGCCGGGCAGCAGCTGATTGAGCTGCGAGAGGCCGAGGATGATCCAGCCGGTGGCGCAGCAGTCGCCGGCTTTggcgtccgacgcggcgcggcccACCTGGCACGGCGTGCAGAACGTCCCTCCGAGGCACGTGGGTAGGTCGTCGAAGCAGTCGAAGAGGTTGGAGGTGTACGCGCGGCTGTCGGGGTGCATCATCCGGGTGTGGATGCCGCGCGTGTCGCCCATGGGCCACAACGGCGGAtacgtgggcggcgggaggaacgggggcggcgcgtgcaACCCGGGGCTCACCCCTAGGGCCCCCCGGGGGTATCCTCCCTGGTGGATCTCGTAGGGGTTCTGGTGAGCCGTCGCGGGATACTGGACCACGGTGGCCACGGGCGCCGGGTTCGGGCCGtagctcggcgccgcggtcgggaCGGTGCCTCGCTTGGGTTTGTTCTCCTTGTCGCTCATCTCGAACGTgcgttcggcgtcgcggagggaaGTGATGAACGGAAAGAGCCAGGCTGGAGGTAAAAAAAAACCAAACGGGACGCGGGCGTGTTCATCAACAGCTCTCCGCTGCGGCTCTTCGCTCGTGTTCCGCCAACGGGGAGGCCTCCTCGTTTCAAGCCTACGTGTGCTACCTaacgcgcgacgaccgctTTGGATCAGGGCTCGTCCTTTCGTTCGTTCTCGGgatcccgcccgcgcgatggccccTTCCACTTATACTCCGTGTCCGAGTAGGCGTCGTGCCAGATGCCCGCCTTCGCGTAATCGTC contains:
- a CDS encoding predicted protein, with protein sequence MSDKENKPKRGTVPTAAPSYGPNPAPVATVVQYPATAHQNPYEIHQGGYPRGALGVSPGLHAPPPFLPPPTYPPLWPMGDTRGIHTRMMHPDSRAYTSNLFDCFDDLPTCLGGTFCTPCQVGRAASDAKAGDCCATGWIILGLSQLNQLLPGLGNVASGGYLAHIANRAASNYGIQEHTDVLTACFCAPCVSCRLAREVKNRAEMGQEPVDWRLLAAAPPGAYSAPAAPVMDAATQRHHHQAPAPTRRAAPVEASGSSAARESVVTYVAVVDSPAGEYGVARPNGD